In Streptomyces ambofaciens ATCC 23877, a single genomic region encodes these proteins:
- a CDS encoding MarR family winged helix-turn-helix transcriptional regulator, with protein MTGERQELLSRAALGVFRLNGQFLAVAEELARPAGLTAAWWQVLGAVLREPLPVSGVARAMGITRQSVQRVADLLVERGLAEYRPNPAHRRAKLLAPTQAGFEAVSRIDPGHAALAGRLAEAYGSVAELAEAVEAVERLSKALEETGGPPVTEP; from the coding sequence GTGACCGGAGAGCGCCAGGAACTGCTCAGCCGCGCCGCGCTCGGCGTCTTCCGGCTCAACGGCCAGTTCCTCGCGGTCGCCGAGGAACTGGCCCGCCCCGCCGGGCTCACCGCCGCCTGGTGGCAGGTGCTCGGCGCGGTGCTGCGCGAGCCGCTGCCCGTCTCCGGTGTCGCGCGGGCGATGGGCATCACCCGGCAGAGCGTGCAGCGCGTCGCCGACCTGCTGGTGGAGCGCGGCCTCGCCGAGTACCGGCCCAATCCGGCCCACCGCCGAGCCAAGCTCCTCGCGCCGACGCAGGCCGGCTTCGAGGCCGTCTCCCGCATCGACCCCGGGCACGCGGCCCTCGCCGGCCGGCTGGCCGAGGCGTACGGGTCCGTCGCGGAACTCGCGGAGGCGGTCGAGGCCGTCGAACGGCTGTCGAAGGCGCTGGAGGAGACCGGCGGCCCGCCCGTTACGGAACCGTAG
- a CDS encoding serine/threonine-protein kinase → MEKLGGGDPRHIGAYRLLGRLGAGGMGHVYLARSDRGRTVAVKLVRTELAAQEEFRERFRQEVESARRVGGYWTAPVLDADTEAAVPWVATGYVAGPSLQQVVGHDHGALPERSVRTLAAGLAHALQDIHAAGIVHRDLKPSNVLVTIDGPRVIDFGIARALQTVTDGGLTRTGALVGSPGFMAPEQVRGDRITPACDVFCLGSVLAYAATGALPFGTANSGVHALMFRIAQEEPDLDGVPEGIADLVRDCLKKDPAARPGLAEVLARTGAQDTVADGRSRDPWLPGALVAQLGRHAVRLLDTENPEAPGAAGTGAVAASGPEPAAPGGNPPPNREPVAAPPDGPPPPREPGSGGTPLNHLPTLVAGQSPPTPPPAAHGHSQPPAHGYAPAYGYPAAPPPGYHPHGGGLGSTPPYGPPPAYGPPHGPSRRGRSTAVLVAVALVVALGAGGSVYALMSGDDDGGGRADGDPVNTVTAGASQHPGPTADGSAPTTGTDPTPEPASPTVQEGTIPTAYLGTWSTTIDNASGVHTRRLTIQQGEVGDTVLSLVAEGPAGNGTYHCVFEADLSSDPGADGPLDIGPSTVTVGPATTCTPGDPSRVRLLPDGTLERTNTGTDEKLTYRRQ, encoded by the coding sequence ATGGAGAAGCTCGGGGGCGGGGACCCGCGGCACATCGGTGCCTACCGGCTGCTGGGACGGCTCGGCGCGGGCGGTATGGGACACGTCTATCTGGCCCGCTCGGACCGCGGACGCACGGTCGCCGTGAAGCTGGTGCGCACGGAGCTGGCCGCGCAGGAGGAGTTCCGGGAGCGCTTCCGGCAGGAGGTCGAGTCCGCGCGGCGGGTCGGCGGGTACTGGACGGCGCCCGTCCTGGACGCCGACACCGAGGCGGCCGTGCCCTGGGTCGCCACCGGGTACGTCGCCGGGCCCAGCCTCCAGCAGGTCGTCGGGCACGACCACGGCGCCCTGCCGGAGCGCTCGGTGCGGACCCTGGCGGCGGGGCTCGCCCACGCCCTCCAGGACATCCACGCCGCCGGGATCGTGCACCGCGACCTCAAGCCGTCCAACGTGCTCGTCACCATCGACGGCCCCCGGGTCATCGACTTCGGCATCGCGCGGGCCCTGCAGACGGTGACCGACGGCGGACTCACCCGCACCGGGGCGCTCGTCGGCTCACCCGGCTTCATGGCGCCCGAGCAGGTGCGCGGCGACCGGATCACACCCGCGTGCGACGTCTTCTGCCTCGGTTCCGTCCTCGCCTACGCCGCCACCGGAGCGCTGCCCTTCGGCACCGCCAACAGCGGCGTGCACGCCCTGATGTTCCGCATCGCGCAGGAGGAGCCCGACCTGGACGGGGTGCCGGAGGGCATCGCCGACCTCGTGCGCGACTGCCTGAAGAAGGACCCCGCAGCGCGCCCCGGCCTCGCCGAGGTCCTGGCGCGCACGGGCGCGCAGGACACGGTCGCCGACGGCCGCTCCCGCGACCCGTGGCTGCCCGGCGCGCTGGTGGCCCAGCTCGGCCGGCACGCGGTACGGCTGCTGGACACGGAGAACCCGGAGGCGCCGGGCGCCGCCGGTACGGGCGCCGTCGCGGCGTCCGGCCCCGAACCGGCCGCCCCGGGCGGGAACCCGCCCCCGAACCGGGAACCGGTCGCCGCGCCGCCGGACGGCCCGCCGCCCCCGCGCGAGCCGGGCAGCGGCGGCACCCCGCTGAACCACCTCCCCACCCTGGTGGCGGGCCAGAGTCCGCCGACGCCCCCGCCCGCCGCCCACGGCCACTCCCAGCCGCCCGCCCACGGGTACGCCCCGGCCTACGGCTACCCCGCGGCGCCCCCACCCGGGTACCACCCGCACGGCGGCGGCCTCGGCTCCACCCCGCCCTACGGCCCTCCGCCCGCCTACGGCCCACCGCACGGGCCGTCCCGCAGGGGCCGCTCCACCGCGGTGCTGGTCGCGGTCGCCCTGGTCGTCGCGCTGGGCGCCGGCGGCTCGGTCTACGCGCTGATGAGCGGGGACGACGACGGCGGCGGCCGGGCCGACGGCGACCCCGTGAACACCGTGACGGCCGGCGCCTCACAGCACCCGGGTCCCACCGCGGACGGCTCGGCTCCGACGACCGGGACCGACCCGACGCCCGAGCCGGCGTCGCCGACCGTCCAGGAGGGCACGATCCCCACGGCGTACCTGGGCACGTGGTCCACCACCATCGACAACGCGTCCGGCGTCCACACCCGGCGGCTCACCATCCAGCAGGGCGAAGTGGGCGACACGGTCCTGTCCCTCGTCGCCGAGGGCCCCGCGGGCAACGGCACCTACCACTGCGTCTTCGAGGCCGACCTCAGCAGCGACCCCGGCGCGGACGGCCCCCTGGACATCGGCCCCTCGACGGTCACGGTGGGTCCCGCCACCACCTGCACCCCGGGCGACCCCTCCCGGGTCAGGCTCCTGCCGGACGGCACCCTGGAACGCACCAACACGGGCACCGACGAGAAGCTGACCTACCGCCGCCAGTAG
- a CDS encoding SLATT domain-containing protein, whose translation MGQPEMQPEGPPHDGRGGEGPAGLRPGDLTGRAFPLGDWALPAERLDELYRWVERGALDTAAWYLADRLWKRRSAVALRGGAAAGAVAGAALPLLDMSGLVGGAAPWGYLALLFGVACVAADRYFGVTSGWMRDVATAQAVQRRLQVLQFDWASESVREVLGPADGTASEAAERCLLVLRRFSEDMTELVRAETADWMVDFRTGAAPLGLQSGVAGGAGRSEAGGFGGPGRFSVTPNGARPNMPRQRPPEPR comes from the coding sequence GTGGGTCAGCCGGAGATGCAGCCCGAAGGGCCGCCGCACGACGGGCGGGGCGGCGAGGGGCCGGCCGGGCTGCGGCCGGGCGACCTGACCGGCCGGGCGTTTCCGCTCGGGGACTGGGCGCTGCCCGCGGAGCGGCTGGACGAGCTGTACCGGTGGGTGGAGCGGGGCGCGCTGGACACGGCCGCCTGGTACCTGGCGGACCGGCTGTGGAAACGGCGGAGCGCCGTGGCGCTGCGCGGCGGGGCCGCCGCCGGGGCGGTCGCCGGTGCCGCGCTGCCCCTGCTGGACATGTCCGGGCTGGTGGGCGGGGCCGCGCCCTGGGGGTATCTGGCACTGCTGTTCGGGGTGGCGTGCGTGGCCGCGGACCGCTACTTCGGGGTCACGTCCGGGTGGATGCGGGACGTGGCGACGGCGCAGGCGGTGCAGCGGCGGCTCCAGGTGCTCCAGTTCGACTGGGCGTCGGAGAGCGTGCGCGAGGTGCTGGGGCCGGCGGACGGGACGGCGAGCGAGGCGGCCGAGCGGTGCCTGCTGGTGCTGCGGCGGTTCTCGGAGGACATGACGGAACTGGTGCGGGCGGAGACCGCGGACTGGATGGTGGACTTCCGGACCGGGGCCGCGCCGCTGGGGCTCCAGTCGGGAGTGGCCGGCGGGGCGGGCCGCTCGGAGGCCGGGGGCTTCGGAGGCCCCGGCCGGTTCTCGGTGACGCCGAACGGCGCCCGGCCGAACATGCCGCGACAGCGGCCTCCGGAGCCGCGGTAA